The Mycobacteriales bacterium region GCGGCACCTTCGACAGCGGGACGTCGGTGCGATTCTGCGCGCCGACCCGGGCCATCACCGTCTTGCCGTCGTTGTAGGTGATCGTGGAGACCTGGCTGGTCTTGATCTGGTCGGGCAGCGGGATCTGCATCGCGGCGTAGAGCACTCCGACCACGCCGATCACCAGGACGAGGAAGACGCCCAGGCTGATGAAGGCGATCCAGCGCCTCCGCCGGCGGCGTTTGGCGCGCTTGGTGTGCCTCGTGGACCGCGTGTCTCGCCGCCCACGGTCATCTCCGGCCCCCCCAGGCATGGTCGAATCCGATGTCACCGTGCCTGGTTCCCTTTCTCGTCGTACGCCGCCTGCCCGGGCTGGTGATCACCGGCTGCCGGCGGGCCAGCTACTTGCGTGCGGCCTGCCGACCCTCGTCGGCCCCGGCGGCCTCGCCACCGTGCCCGAGCACGTAGGAGAGGGCCAGGTGGTTCCAACCGCAGGTCCGACAGACCTCCACCACATAGACCGTGAACTCGCCGTGCGCTGACGCGAGTCTGGGCAACTCTTTGGGGGACTTTGCCTGCCCCGACACGTGGCCCAGCCGGTCGCCGTACACGTAGTGCACGTGGATGAGCCGCTCCTTGCGGCAGACCGGGCAGGTGGCCTCGGACGCCTCGCCGTGATACTTCGCGGCCCGCTGCAGATAGGGGTGCGCGTCGCACACCTCGAAGGTGCCGACCCGGCCCGCGTAGACGTCCGCGAGCAGCGCGCGGCGCTGCAATGCGTAGTCGACGATCGAGCGGCGGTTCACCCGCGACAGAGTACGCCGACGGGCGACCCCGTCCGGTGCGAGCCGGGTCATTCCGGTCGATGACGGTTCGCCCGGTCCGGGCCGGGTTGCGCCGGATGGTGATCGCGTCCTATCGTCGTGACATATCGCGCCGATACATCGAGGCGAGATGACATGACGAACGCTTTGTCAGCTTCTGGGTCAGCGTAGCGCCTGTGCGAGGGAGGTCCGCGGATGCTGGAGTTCGCGATCCTCGGGCTGCTCCACGAGGAGCCGATGCACGGGTATCAGCTGCGGAAGCGGCTCAACACGCTGCTCGGCACGCTGCGGGCGTTCTCCTACGGGTCGCTCTACCCGACGCTGCGGCGGATGAAGAACCGCGGCTGGATCAGTCAGAGCGACCCGGCGCCGTCAAGCGGCGTGCCGGCGCTCACCGGCCGCCGCGGCAAGATCGTCTACCAGCTCACGGGGCAGGGCAAAGAACGGTTCGCCGAGCTCCTGGCCGACGCCGGTCCGACGGCGTGGGAGGACGACGACCAGTTCGGGGTGCATTTCGCGTTCTTCTCCCAGACCCGCGCCGACGTACGCCTGCGGATCCTGCAGGGCCGCCGCCGCCGGGTCGAGGAGCGGCGTGAGGGGATGCGGGCCGCGCTCGCCCGGACCCGGGAGCGCGTCGACCGCTACACCCGCGAGCTGCACAAGCACGGCCTCGAGTCGGTCGACCGCGAGGTCCGCTGGCTCGACGAGCTGATCGCGCACGAGCAGCTCGATGATCCCGACCCGCCGGATCGTTCGGCGGACTGACCGACCAGCACCACCCGACAGGAAAGTCACTACGACGAAAGGAAGTGCCGCGATGGGTGCCATTCGGGTCGCCGTCGTCGGCGTCGGCAACTGCGCCGCGTCGCTCGTCCAGGGCGTGGAGTACTACCGGGACGCCGAAGCAGGTGCCCGGGTGCCGGGCCTGATGCACGTAAAGTTCGGCGACTACCACGTCAGCGACCTGCAGTTCGTCGCGGCGTTCGACGTCGATGCGAAGAAGGTCGGGCGCGATCTGTCCGAGGCCATCCTCGCCAGCCAGAACAACACCATCAAGTTCGCGGACGTGCCGCCCCTCGACGTCACCGTCCAGCGCGGGCACACGCTCGACGGCCTGGGCAAGTACTACCGGGAGACGATCGAGGAGTCCGACGACCACCCGGTCGACGTCGTGCGCGCGCTCAGAGACTCCGGGGCCGACGTAC contains the following coding sequences:
- a CDS encoding DUF5318 family protein, whose protein sequence is MNRRSIVDYALQRRALLADVYAGRVGTFEVCDAHPYLQRAAKYHGEASEATCPVCRKERLIHVHYVYGDRLGHVSGQAKSPKELPRLASAHGEFTVYVVEVCRTCGWNHLALSYVLGHGGEAAGADEGRQAARK
- a CDS encoding PadR family transcriptional regulator; its protein translation is MLEFAILGLLHEEPMHGYQLRKRLNTLLGTLRAFSYGSLYPTLRRMKNRGWISQSDPAPSSGVPALTGRRGKIVYQLTGQGKERFAELLADAGPTAWEDDDQFGVHFAFFSQTRADVRLRILQGRRRRVEERREGMRAALARTRERVDRYTRELHKHGLESVDREVRWLDELIAHEQLDDPDPPDRSAD